In Erigeron canadensis isolate Cc75 chromosome 1, C_canadensis_v1, whole genome shotgun sequence, a single window of DNA contains:
- the LOC122608113 gene encoding protein DETOXIFICATION 16-like, whose amino-acid sequence MGRGEEDHIKVPLVTNIVHEERDRSSRVLDEIKKQLWLAGPLICVSLLQYSLQLISIMFVGHLGELALSGASMATSFASVTGFSLFMGMASALDTLCGQSYGAKQYHMLGIYMQRAMVILMVVSIPLAVIWFNTGSILAAVGQAPDIAEEAGLYARYMLPSLFAYGLLQCLVRFLQTQNIVFPMMVSSGIATLIHIFVCWILVFKSGLGSKGAALANAISYWNNVILLALYVKFSSSCAKTWTGFSREAFKDIIAFIKLAIPSAVMVCLEMWSFEMIVLLSGLLPNPKLETSVLSICLNIAGVMWMIPFGLSGAVSTRVSNELGAGHPRTARLSVIVVVVVAIIVGIVVGSVLILIRNILGYAFSNEVEVVQYVATMLPILAASNFLDGLQCVLSGSVRGCGWQEIGAYINLGSYYLVGIPLAVLLAFVLHIGGKGLWFGIIGALIVQVASLLTITIHTNWDSEAKKAQERVYEFALPTDMVS is encoded by the exons ATGGGAAGAGGAGAGGAGGATCACATAAAGGTACCTCTAGTTACTAATATAgtccatgaagaaagagatagaAGTAGTAGAGTGTTAGATGAAATAAAGAAACAATTATGGCTAGCAGGACCACTCATATGTGTCTCTCTTCTTCAATATTCTCTTCAACTTATTTCAATTATGTTTGTTGGTCATCTTGGAGAATTAGCTCTCTCTGGTGCTTCCATGGCTACTTCCTTTGCTAGTGTCACTGGCTTTAGTTTATTT ATGGGTATGGCAAGTGCGTTGGATACACTATGTGGTCAATCGTATGGAGCGAAACAGTACCATATGTTAGGAATATATATGCAAAGAGCAATGGTTATCCTTATGGTGGTCAGCATTCCTTTAGCAGTCATCTGGTTCAATACCGGTTCAATCCTAGCAGCCGTGGGTCAAGCCCCTGACATAGCTGAAGAGGCCGGGTTATATGCTCGGTATATGCTTCCAAGTCTCTTTGCCTATGGCCTTCTCCAATGTCTTGTAAGATTCCTACAAACGCAAAATATTGTGTTCCCAATGATGGTGAGTTCTGGGATTGCCACTTTGATTCACATATTTGTCTGTTGGATTTTGGTGTTCAAATCCGGGCTTGGAAGCAAAGGGGCTGCTCTGGCTAATGCAATCTCGTATTGGAATAATGTCATTCTATTAGCATTGTATGTCAAGTTTTCATCGTCTTGTGCCAAAACATGGACCGGATTCTCTAGAGAAGCTTTTAAAGATATCATTGCTTTTATCAAGCTTGCAATACCTTCTGCTGTTATGGTATG TTTGGAGATGTggtcatttgaaatgattgttCTACTTTCTGGGCTACTTCCAAATCCCAAGTTGGAGACCTCCGTGCTTTCCATATG TCTAAACATTGCAGGAGTTATGTGGATGATCCCCTTTGGACTTAGTGGTGCTGTCAG TACACGGGTCTCCAATGAGTTGGGAGCTGGACATCCACGCACCGCACGGTTATCAGTCATTGTTGTGGTAGTTGTAGCCATTATCGTGGGAATTGTGGTAGGGTCCGTTTTAATATTGATTCGTAATATTTTGGGATATGCGTTTAGCAATGAGGTTGAAGTTGTGCAATATGTAGCAACCATGTTGCCAATTCTTGCAGCATCAAACTTCTTGGATGGTCTCCAATGTGTTCTTTCAG GTTCCGTACGAGGTTGTGGGTGGCAGGAGATAGGCGCATACATTAACCTTGGGTCATACTACCTTGTGGGCATCCCTTTAGCTGTTTTACTAGCTTTTGTATTGCACATTGGAGGGAAG GGATTATGGTTTGGGATAATAGGTGCATTGATCGTTCAAGTGGCCTCATTATTGACGATTACTATACATACAAACTGGGATTCAGAA GCTAAGAAGGCCCAAGAAAGGGTGTACGAGTTTGCATTGCCAACAGACATGGTGTCATAA